The following coding sequences are from one Cygnus atratus isolate AKBS03 ecotype Queensland, Australia chromosome 15, CAtr_DNAZoo_HiC_assembly, whole genome shotgun sequence window:
- the IL20RB gene encoding interleukin-20 receptor subunit beta gives MREKVMSRSKTFPNIACFFLCALIAPNLTGILGEDALLPSPQNISILSTNMRHFLTWSPVTIQGETVRYSVEFQGEYEREYANESWIPICECSLITATVCNITEDISATVAYNLRVRADIGARRSQWGTLKGFFNRITTSLTPPPMKVIADGYHLLVELKDMGPAFQFCVLYWKKGQESRMQWKMVKDVSSTVHLDTMEAGHDYCVKAQTYVETINRSSSFSQTQCVRAQGGRSLWLVTAVMSSAGFALAALTLLFLAWKTRKIFQYSCCPIAVLPDTLKTAEPPTQLILCGNEEAEQCDLMVCVMPSEEVLRLWIQETL, from the exons ATGAGGGAAAAGGTGATGAGCAGGAGCAAAACGTTCCCAAATATCgcctgcttcttcctctgcgCTCTGATTGCACCTAATCTCAC gggtaTTTTAGGTGAAGATGCTCTGCTGCCCTCACCTCAGAATATCTCTATTCTTTCTACCAACATGAGACACTTCTTAACATGGAGTCCTGTGACCATCCAGGGTGAAACTGTGAGATACTCTGTTGAGTTTCAGGG ggaGTATGAACGTGAGTATGCTAATGAGAGCTGGATCCCCATCTGTGAGTGTTCACTCATCACAGCCACAGTGTGTAACATCACAGAGGATATATCAGCCACTGTGGCCTATAACCTGCGTGTAAGGGCAGACATTGGTGCTCGAAGATCACAGTGGGGCACCCTGAAGGGTTTCTTCAATCGCATCACAA CTTCCCTGACCCCACCTCCAATGAAGGTCATAGCAGATGGGTATCATTTACTAGTGGAGCTGAAAGATATGGGGCCTGCCTTTCAGTTCTGTGTTCTCTATTGGAAGAAAGGCCAGGAGAGTAGG ATGCAATGGAAGATGGTGAAAGATGTCAGCTCCACAGTTCACCTGGACACCATGGAGGCAGGACATGATTATTGTGTAAAAGCTCAGACATATGTCGAGACGATCAACAGAAGCAGTAGCTTCAGCCAGACACAGTGCGTGAGAGCACAAG GTGGCAGATCCTTGTGGCTCGTTACTGCTGTGATGTCCTCTGCTGGCTTTGCTCTGGCTGCTTTGACCCTGCTTTTCCTtgcctggaaaacaagaaaaatctttcagtatTCCTGCTGCCCCATTGCTGTCCTGCCAGACACACTG aaaacagcagaaccCCCCACCCAGCTGATACTGTGTGGGAATGAAGAAGCTGAGCAATGTGATCTGATGGTGTGTGTGATGCCTTCAGAAGAGGTTCTCCGACTTTGGATTCAAGAAACACTTTAG